In Neodiprion pinetum isolate iyNeoPine1 chromosome 6, iyNeoPine1.2, whole genome shotgun sequence, one genomic interval encodes:
- the LOC124222058 gene encoding tropomyosin-2, protein MDAIKKKIAALKLEMEAASEKVETNENKAKAENLRAEKTNDEVRDLGKRLAQLERDYTISKANLEQSTKALEQCEKSFSKAEQDLSGLTRRVQQIEQDLHKREETRLTAQIKLTRATELADDAKRMCKVLEDRSRLDEERMEKLTAELKDARLLAEDADQKSDEISKKLQFVEEELEAAEERVKTSEAKIVEREDELFIVQNIVKSLEVSEEKANQRVEELKIQLKQLKAKFKGTEKRAIGAERTVKMLLKDVEMKEDELRGEKEKFKAICDDLDSTFAEMTGY, encoded by the exons ATGGACGCGATCAAGAAGAAGATTGCAGCTCTGAAGCTGGAGATGGAGGCCGCTAGTGAAAAGGTGGAAACTAACGAGAACAAGGCAAAGGCGGAAAATCTACGTGCcgaaaaaacaaacgacgAGGTCCGAGACCTGGGCAAGCGTCTTGCACAGCTAGAGCGTGATTACACTATCAGCAAAGCCAACCTTGAGCAATCTACCAAGGCCCTGGAGCAGTGCGAAAAATCCTTTTCGAAG GCGGAGCAGGACCTGTCCGGATTGACAAGGAGGGTCCAGCAGATTGAACAGGATCTTCACAAAAGAGAGGAAACGCGTTTGACAGCCCAGATAAAATTGACGCGGGCAACCGAATTAGCGGATGATGCCAAACG AATGTGCAAAGTATTGGAGGACAGGAGTCGGCTGGACGAAGAGCGCATGGAGAAGTTGACGGCAGAGTTAAAAGATGCGCGACTACTGGCTGAAGATGCGGACCAAAAATCCGACGAGATTTCAAAGAAACTGCAGTTTGTTGAGGAAGAATTGGAAGCCGCCGAGGAGAGAGTCAAGACTAGCGAAGC AAAAATTGTAGAGAGAGAAGATGAGCTGTTCATTGTACAAAACATAGTAAAGTCGCTCGAGGTCTCTGAAGAGAAG gccAATCAAAGAGTGGAGGAATTGAAAATACAGTTGAAGCAACTGAAGGCAAAGTTTAAGGGAACTGAGAAGCGGGCGATCGGTGCAGAACGTACCGTAAAAATGTTGTTGAAGGATGTTGAAATGAAAGAAG ACGAACTGAGAGGAGAGAAGGAAAAGTTCAAAGCCATCTGTGACGACTTAGACTCAACTTTCGCCGAGATGACaggatattaa
- the LOC124222051 gene encoding death-associated protein kinase 1 isoform X2: MMPGTSRQFGASASGPEWDTLMEVHHEPIEKNYELHEEIGKGQFAVVRKCIELKTKAVFAAKIMRKRRVARGVATADIAREAGLLARLRHPNIVSLHKVIDTGTTVVLLLELITGGELFHWTPSSEVEATHVVRQVLLALSHLHSHQVAHLDIKPENILLSTPPPMPSIKLIDLGLSHRLTPGSEHRALFGTPEFVAPEIVNYEPLSLGTDLWAVGVLTYILLSGASPFLGEDKQETYANVASCQYQFDNEYFSSVSTLAKDFIQSLLVKDAKERGSAESCLKHPWIMTGSDGPQGLRGAMMSAVKRGCIEAVLQLLQQGAPLDVTDSKEDTLLHTACETGNESMVSLLIDNGAELDAANKKGLTPLHVAARHGHINLVRLLCHAGCDVDKTNRGIRADVTAIKHGHLEIANLLDKLRNPVQRDNYIRQLQPTQRPIERLHIRLLGHCASGKSSLVRSLKSGLFSFGFFRRSRSQNCTAKREPSIELDVTSKHGSLSFEYSDSEYEGTLGVEWSRGNAGGDCVFWELCGREEYLIAYHHVLTYQQPAVHLVTISLREPLTVQVQQARFWLRYILDRIQPTNIGFGGRCSDVKVILVGTYAPETPVPTSNGVSLLAPLLPLLSEYMSILGDEPQLVALDATNPSSPGLKLLRTYLNSIRAQFNEGALVWTGLVEVWRSHLQTMEETPVMLTLEELLADVRKVNPLTSLDHCRQLGQQLQALGECVLLPDDLVVLNPEWLWRDVIGWQLSPEHRGRLGGRTTGVYTMDDFQARCPCPAAQALQALQAMNLCIPCEVDEDEVEFELPCLNLIERLPGLWEPWKSSPTTLPHAGLRFCLGEASLYHLSPIFPHLQAQLRKITQSWDPRDSDLYQWWRGSKLCVGACESIVTLEEEDQGYIEVRVRGPRGTSRQCAGLFNVILDALDTTVEIVAPGMLLEKHWLSPSQLRDYDEVIHSWEPATFLSALIDLSLDEAIMKNPFNGQQESIWEIVGFGLSLNHETISGTRLPVKQIKASVQRRLAQMLDPPESHGRDWCLLAVRLGLGDRVAQFDSTTDSPTLRLLNCAGTDSTVGSLVQQLQALGREDAAQLLLSHTPTHYMSTLIDSETGSNLSR; the protein is encoded by the exons ATATCGTGTCTTTGCACAAAGTTATTGACACAGGTACAACTGTTGTTCTCCTATTAGAATTGATTACCGGAGGTGAATTGTTTCATTGGACACCATCCAGCGAAGTTGAAGCTACGCACGTG gtgCGACAAGTTTTACTGGCTTTAAGTCACTTACATTCCCATCAAGTAGCGCATTTGGATATTAAGCCTGAAAATATACTTTTGTCTACACCCCCACCCATGCCAAGCATTAAGCTAATCG ATTTGGGACTTTCTCATCGTTTGACACCTGGTTCGGAACATCGAGCTCTCTTTGGAACGCCAGAATTCGTGGCCCCAGAAATTGTCAATTACGAACCTCTTAGTCTTGGAACAGATCTATGGGCTGTTGGGGTCTTGACTTATATTCTTTTGAGTGGAGCTTCACCATTTTTGGGTGAAGATAAGCAAGAAACATATGCTAACGTTGCTTCCTGCCAATATCAATTTGACAATGAATACTTTAGCAGTGTTTCTACACTAGCCAAGGATTTCATTCAGTCTTTATTAGTCAAAGATGCAAA gGAAAGAGGCAGCGCGGAATCATGTCTCAAGCACCCATGGATAATGACG GGCTCTGACGGACCTCAGGGTCTCAGGGGAGCTATGATGAGTGCTGTTAAACGTGGATGCATAGAAgctgtattacagttactgcAGCAAGGAGCACCACTCGATGTAACGGATTCG AAGGAAGACACGTTGTTGCACACAGCTTGCGAAACTGGCAACGAATCGATGGTATCATTACTGATAGATAACGGCGCAGAATTAGATGCTGCCAATAAAAAGGGTTTGACTCCGCTGCATGTGGCCGCTCGGCATGGTCATATTAATTTGGTGCGGTTATTGTGTCATGCCGGTTGTGACGTAGATAAAACTAATCGCGGAATTCGAGCTGATGTGACAGCAATTAAACATGGTCATCTTGAGATAGCCAATTTGTTGGACAAATTGAGAAAT CCAGTGCAGAGGGATAATTATATACGACAACTACAGCCAACCCAAAGACCCATAGAACGTCTTCATATCCGACTTTTGGGGCATTGTGCGTCGGGAAAATCATCTCTAGTACGTTCTCTCAAGTCAGGTCTCTTCAGTTTTGGATTTTTCCGAAGATCCCGGAGTCAGAACTGTACTGCAAAA AGAGAACCAAGTATTGAATTGGATGTAACCAGCAAACACGGCTCCTTGAGTTTCGAATATAGTGACAGTGAATATGAAGGTACTTTGGGGGTGGAATGGAGTCGTGGAAATGCAG GAGGTGATTGTGTGTTTTGGGAGTTATGCGGCCGTGAGGAATATTTAATAGCATACCATCATGTTTTGACATATCAACAGCCTGCTGTTCACCTTGTTACAATCAGTCTCAGAGAACCATTAACTGTTCAGGTACAGCAAGCAAGGTTCTGGCTGCGATACATTTTAGATCGTATTCAACCAACCAATATCG GATTTGGGGGCAGATGTAGTGATGTGAAAGTAATATTAGTTGGAACTTATGCTCCTGAAACTCCAGTTCCTACGTCTAATGGAGTAAGCCTTCTAGCTCCACTCCTGCCCCTGTTAAGTGAATACATGTCAATTTTGGGAGATGAACCTCAGCTGGTTGCACTAGATGCAACGAATCCATCCAGCCCTGGACTTAAGCTTCTTAGAACCTATTTAAATTCCATCAGAGCACAATTTAATGAG GGAGCTTTGGTATGGACAGGGCTGGTAGAAGTATGGAGGTCACATTTGCAGACCATGGAAGAAACACCAGTTATGTTAACTCTTGAGGAGCTATTGGCAGACGTGAGAAAAGTTAATCCTTTGACATCTTTAGATCATTGTAGACAACTTGGACAACAGCTACAG GCCTTAGGAGAATGCGTACTTCTACCTGATGATTTGGTAGTACTCAATCCCGAGTGGCTTTGGCGAGACGTTATTGGTTGGCAATTGAGTCCAGAACACAGAGGTCGTTTGGGAGGACGTACTACCGGAGTTTATACAATGGATGACTTTCAAGCTAGGTGTCCTTGTCCAGCTGCTCAAGCACTGCAAGCTCTCCAAGCTATGAATCTCTGTATACCG TGTGAAGTTGACGAAGATGAAGTGGAGTTTGAACTTCCCTGTTTGAATTTGATAGAACGATTGCCTGGCCTTTGGGAACCTTGGAAGTCTTCTCCTACAACCTTGCCCCATGCAGGATTGCGGTTTTGCCTAGGAGAAGCGTCATTATACCACTTGTCACCTATATTTCCTCATTTGCAG GCCCAGTTGCGAAAAATCACACAGTCTTGGGACCCTCGCGATTCGGATTTATATCAGTGGTGGCGGGGATCAAAGTTATGCGTGGGAGCCTGTGAGAGTATAGTTACTTTAGAAGAAGAAGATCAAGGTTACATAGAGGTAAGAGTTCGCGGACCTCGAGGAACTAGCCGTCAATGTGCAGGATTATTCAACGTCATTCTTGATGCTCTGGATACCACTGTGGAAATTGTAGCTCCGGGTATGCTGCTAGAAAAGCATTGGTTAAGCCCCAGTCAGCTTCGAGACTATGATGAG GTGATACATAGCTGGGAACCAGCAACGTTTCTTTCAGCACTGATTGATTTGAGCTTAGATGAAGCGATAATGAAGAATCCATTCAACGGGCAGCAAGAAAGTATTTGGGAAATCGTTGGGTTTGGTTTATCATTAAACCATGAAACAATATCTGGTACACGATTACCAGTAAAGCAGATAAAGGCCAGTGTCCAAAGACGATTAGCCCAGATGCTGGATCCTCCAGAATCTCATGGCAGAGATTGGTGTCTCCTTGCAGTTAGGCTTGGTCTTGGTGATCGAGTAGCACAGTTTGATAGTACAACAGATAGTCCAACCCTACG ACTGCTGAACTGCGCTGGAACTGATTCCACTGTAGGCTCTTTAGTCCAACAGCTTCAAGCGTTAGGACGCGAGGACGCTGCTCAACTGCTGTTGTCGCACACACCAACACATTATATGTCAACTTTGATTGATTCTGAAACTGGCTCTAACTTATCCAGATGA
- the LOC124222051 gene encoding death-associated protein kinase 1 isoform X1: protein MMPGTSRQFGASASGPEWDTLMEVHHEPIEKNYELHEEIGKGQFAVVRKCIELKTKAVFAAKIMRKRRVARGVATADIAREAGLLARLRHPNIVSLHKVIDTGTTVVLLLELITGGELFHWTPSSEVEATHVVRQVLLALSHLHSHQVAHLDIKPENILLSTPPPMPSIKLIDLGLSHRLTPGSEHRALFGTPEFVAPEIVNYEPLSLGTDLWAVGVLTYILLSGASPFLGEDKQETYANVASCQYQFDNEYFSSVSTLAKDFIQSLLVKDAKERGSAESCLKHPWIMTGSDGPQGLRGAMMSAVKRGCIEAVLQLLQQGAPLDVTDSKEDTLLHTACETGNESMVSLLIDNGAELDAANKKGLTPLHVAARHGHINLVRLLCHAGCDVDKTNRGIRADVTAIKHGHLEIANLLDKLRNPVQRDNYIRQLQPTQRPIERLHIRLLGHCASGKSSLVRSLKSGLFSFGFFRRSRSQNCTAKREPSIELDVTSKHGSLSFEYSDSEYEGTLGVEWSRGNAGGDCVFWELCGREEYLIAYHHVLTYQQPAVHLVTISLREPLTVQVQQARFWLRYILDRIQPTNIGFGGRCSDVKVILVGTYAPETPVPTSNGVSLLAPLLPLLSEYMSILGDEPQLVALDATNPSSPGLKLLRTYLNSIRAQFNEGGGGATETFRQSHESSAAPTYAPLANLELQGALVWTGLVEVWRSHLQTMEETPVMLTLEELLADVRKVNPLTSLDHCRQLGQQLQALGECVLLPDDLVVLNPEWLWRDVIGWQLSPEHRGRLGGRTTGVYTMDDFQARCPCPAAQALQALQAMNLCIPCEVDEDEVEFELPCLNLIERLPGLWEPWKSSPTTLPHAGLRFCLGEASLYHLSPIFPHLQAQLRKITQSWDPRDSDLYQWWRGSKLCVGACESIVTLEEEDQGYIEVRVRGPRGTSRQCAGLFNVILDALDTTVEIVAPGMLLEKHWLSPSQLRDYDEVIHSWEPATFLSALIDLSLDEAIMKNPFNGQQESIWEIVGFGLSLNHETISGTRLPVKQIKASVQRRLAQMLDPPESHGRDWCLLAVRLGLGDRVAQFDSTTDSPTLRLLNCAGTDSTVGSLVQQLQALGREDAAQLLLSHTPTHYMSTLIDSETGSNLSR from the exons ATATCGTGTCTTTGCACAAAGTTATTGACACAGGTACAACTGTTGTTCTCCTATTAGAATTGATTACCGGAGGTGAATTGTTTCATTGGACACCATCCAGCGAAGTTGAAGCTACGCACGTG gtgCGACAAGTTTTACTGGCTTTAAGTCACTTACATTCCCATCAAGTAGCGCATTTGGATATTAAGCCTGAAAATATACTTTTGTCTACACCCCCACCCATGCCAAGCATTAAGCTAATCG ATTTGGGACTTTCTCATCGTTTGACACCTGGTTCGGAACATCGAGCTCTCTTTGGAACGCCAGAATTCGTGGCCCCAGAAATTGTCAATTACGAACCTCTTAGTCTTGGAACAGATCTATGGGCTGTTGGGGTCTTGACTTATATTCTTTTGAGTGGAGCTTCACCATTTTTGGGTGAAGATAAGCAAGAAACATATGCTAACGTTGCTTCCTGCCAATATCAATTTGACAATGAATACTTTAGCAGTGTTTCTACACTAGCCAAGGATTTCATTCAGTCTTTATTAGTCAAAGATGCAAA gGAAAGAGGCAGCGCGGAATCATGTCTCAAGCACCCATGGATAATGACG GGCTCTGACGGACCTCAGGGTCTCAGGGGAGCTATGATGAGTGCTGTTAAACGTGGATGCATAGAAgctgtattacagttactgcAGCAAGGAGCACCACTCGATGTAACGGATTCG AAGGAAGACACGTTGTTGCACACAGCTTGCGAAACTGGCAACGAATCGATGGTATCATTACTGATAGATAACGGCGCAGAATTAGATGCTGCCAATAAAAAGGGTTTGACTCCGCTGCATGTGGCCGCTCGGCATGGTCATATTAATTTGGTGCGGTTATTGTGTCATGCCGGTTGTGACGTAGATAAAACTAATCGCGGAATTCGAGCTGATGTGACAGCAATTAAACATGGTCATCTTGAGATAGCCAATTTGTTGGACAAATTGAGAAAT CCAGTGCAGAGGGATAATTATATACGACAACTACAGCCAACCCAAAGACCCATAGAACGTCTTCATATCCGACTTTTGGGGCATTGTGCGTCGGGAAAATCATCTCTAGTACGTTCTCTCAAGTCAGGTCTCTTCAGTTTTGGATTTTTCCGAAGATCCCGGAGTCAGAACTGTACTGCAAAA AGAGAACCAAGTATTGAATTGGATGTAACCAGCAAACACGGCTCCTTGAGTTTCGAATATAGTGACAGTGAATATGAAGGTACTTTGGGGGTGGAATGGAGTCGTGGAAATGCAG GAGGTGATTGTGTGTTTTGGGAGTTATGCGGCCGTGAGGAATATTTAATAGCATACCATCATGTTTTGACATATCAACAGCCTGCTGTTCACCTTGTTACAATCAGTCTCAGAGAACCATTAACTGTTCAGGTACAGCAAGCAAGGTTCTGGCTGCGATACATTTTAGATCGTATTCAACCAACCAATATCG GATTTGGGGGCAGATGTAGTGATGTGAAAGTAATATTAGTTGGAACTTATGCTCCTGAAACTCCAGTTCCTACGTCTAATGGAGTAAGCCTTCTAGCTCCACTCCTGCCCCTGTTAAGTGAATACATGTCAATTTTGGGAGATGAACCTCAGCTGGTTGCACTAGATGCAACGAATCCATCCAGCCCTGGACTTAAGCTTCTTAGAACCTATTTAAATTCCATCAGAGCACAATTTAATGAG GGAGGAGGGGGAGCTACGGAAACTTTTCGTCAAAGTCACGAGTCGAGTGCCGCACCCACGTACGCGCCCTTGGCAAATCTTGAATTGCAg GGAGCTTTGGTATGGACAGGGCTGGTAGAAGTATGGAGGTCACATTTGCAGACCATGGAAGAAACACCAGTTATGTTAACTCTTGAGGAGCTATTGGCAGACGTGAGAAAAGTTAATCCTTTGACATCTTTAGATCATTGTAGACAACTTGGACAACAGCTACAG GCCTTAGGAGAATGCGTACTTCTACCTGATGATTTGGTAGTACTCAATCCCGAGTGGCTTTGGCGAGACGTTATTGGTTGGCAATTGAGTCCAGAACACAGAGGTCGTTTGGGAGGACGTACTACCGGAGTTTATACAATGGATGACTTTCAAGCTAGGTGTCCTTGTCCAGCTGCTCAAGCACTGCAAGCTCTCCAAGCTATGAATCTCTGTATACCG TGTGAAGTTGACGAAGATGAAGTGGAGTTTGAACTTCCCTGTTTGAATTTGATAGAACGATTGCCTGGCCTTTGGGAACCTTGGAAGTCTTCTCCTACAACCTTGCCCCATGCAGGATTGCGGTTTTGCCTAGGAGAAGCGTCATTATACCACTTGTCACCTATATTTCCTCATTTGCAG GCCCAGTTGCGAAAAATCACACAGTCTTGGGACCCTCGCGATTCGGATTTATATCAGTGGTGGCGGGGATCAAAGTTATGCGTGGGAGCCTGTGAGAGTATAGTTACTTTAGAAGAAGAAGATCAAGGTTACATAGAGGTAAGAGTTCGCGGACCTCGAGGAACTAGCCGTCAATGTGCAGGATTATTCAACGTCATTCTTGATGCTCTGGATACCACTGTGGAAATTGTAGCTCCGGGTATGCTGCTAGAAAAGCATTGGTTAAGCCCCAGTCAGCTTCGAGACTATGATGAG GTGATACATAGCTGGGAACCAGCAACGTTTCTTTCAGCACTGATTGATTTGAGCTTAGATGAAGCGATAATGAAGAATCCATTCAACGGGCAGCAAGAAAGTATTTGGGAAATCGTTGGGTTTGGTTTATCATTAAACCATGAAACAATATCTGGTACACGATTACCAGTAAAGCAGATAAAGGCCAGTGTCCAAAGACGATTAGCCCAGATGCTGGATCCTCCAGAATCTCATGGCAGAGATTGGTGTCTCCTTGCAGTTAGGCTTGGTCTTGGTGATCGAGTAGCACAGTTTGATAGTACAACAGATAGTCCAACCCTACG ACTGCTGAACTGCGCTGGAACTGATTCCACTGTAGGCTCTTTAGTCCAACAGCTTCAAGCGTTAGGACGCGAGGACGCTGCTCAACTGCTGTTGTCGCACACACCAACACATTATATGTCAACTTTGATTGATTCTGAAACTGGCTCTAACTTATCCAGATGA